The Arachis hypogaea cultivar Tifrunner chromosome 19, arahy.Tifrunner.gnm2.J5K5, whole genome shotgun sequence genome has a window encoding:
- the LOC112776971 gene encoding pectinesterase/pectinesterase inhibitor-like translates to MEKTKVASAVSLLLVVGVAVGVVAIVRTNDEKVTGTTGNDGGLISTHSKAVKAMCQNSDDRRLCLDTLNPVNHTDPKEYISTVVKRSLESVIKAFNMSDRLRLEHDNSTPGVKMALEDCRDLLQFAIGELQATKTVLQGNTINHVHDRVADLKNWLGAVFAFQQSCLDGFHTHHEKQVRSQLQTGSLDHVGKVTALALDVVSRIAHVLSNFDLHLIVKPSSRRLIEVDQDGYPAWFGVTDRKLLGDVSKGGSIAPNAVVAKDGSGQFKTVLDAINAYPKNNKGRYVIYVKAGIYDEYITVDKNKKNILMYGDGHTKTIITGNKNFVDGWKTMRTATFATVAEDFIAKSIAFENTAGASKHQAVALRVQGDRSAFFDCAIRGFQDTLYAHAHRQFYRNCEISGTVDFIFGYSSTIVQSSKIIVRKPDPNQQNIVVADGTPQKNMPTGVVLQNCDISPEAELVPMKLTVKSYLARPWKEYSRAIFLENTIGDLIQPDGYLQWSGNMYLNTCFFAEYGNTGPGANVNARVKWGRGVLNKNDAAQYTAEHWIQASTWLPATSIPFDPAFTRG, encoded by the exons atgGAAAAGACGAAGGTTGCTTCTGCAGTTTCTCTCCTTCTAGTGGTGGGTGTTGCAGTGGGTGTTGTTGCCATTGTCCGCACCAACGACGAGAAAGTCACCGGCACAACCGGTAACGACGGCGGATTAATAAGTACACATAGCAAGGCCGTTAAGGCCATGTGCCAAAACTCCGACGACCGAAGACTATGCCTAGACACACTGAATCCTGTAAACCACACGGATCCAAAAGAGTACATATCAACGGTTGTAAAGAGATCGTTGGAAAGCGTCATCAAGGCCTTTAACATGAGCGATAGGCTCAGATTGGAGCACGATAACAGCACCCCGGGGGTCAAGATGGCCCTCGAAGATTGCAGAGACCTGCTCCAATTCGCCATTGGGGAGTTACAAGCAACAAAAACAGTCCTTCAGGGCAACACAATAAATCACGTACATGATCGCGTCGCCGACCTCAAGAATTGGTTAGGGGCTGTTTTCGCCTTCCAACAATCGTGCCTGGACGGGTTCCACACCCACCACGAGAAGCAGGTTCGGTCGCAGTTGCAAACCGGAAGCTTGGACCACGTTGGGAAGGTTACGGCGTTGGCTCTTGACGTTGTGTCTCGGATTGCACATGTGCTGTCAAATTTTGACTTACACCTTATCGTTAAGCCTTCTTCACGGCGTTTAATTGAGGTTGATCAAGATGGTTACCCGGCTTGGTTCGGCGTTACGGATCGGAAGCTCTTGGGTGACGTCAGCAAGGGAGGTAGCATTGCTCCCAATGCAGTTGTTGCTAAAGATGGGAGCGGGCAATTTAAGACTGTTTTGGATGCCATTAATGCGTACCCTAAAAACAATAAGGGGAGATATGTTATCTATGTTAAGGCTGGCATATATGATGAGTATATTACTGTggataagaacaagaaaaatattttgatgtATGGAGATGGCCACACCAAAACCATTATTACTGGTAATAAAAATTTTGTTGATGGCTGGAAGACAATGAGAACTGCTACCTTTG CGACAGTTGCTGAAGATTTCATTGCCAAGTCAATTGCATTCGAGAACACAGCCGGTGCAAGCAAACATCAAGCAGTGGCACTTCGCGTGCAAGGCGACCGCTCAGCTTTCTTCGACTGCGCCATTCGTGGCTTCCAGGACACACTATATGCCCACGCCCACCGCCAGTTTTATCGCAACTGCGAAATCTCCGGTACCGTTGACTTCATCTTCGGTTACTCCTCAACCATAGTCCAAAGCTCCAAGATCATCGTCCGAAAACCCGACCCAAACCAACAAAACATAGTGGTTGCAGATGGAACACCTCAGAAGAACATGCCCACAGGGGTAGTGCTACAAAACTGCGACATTTCACCAGAGGCTGAACTGGTTCCTATGAAACTAACGGTGAAGTCATATCTGGCGAGGCCATGGAAGGAGTATTCAAGGGCAATCTTCTTGGAGAACACAATTGGTGACTTGATTCAACCGGATGGGTATCTTCAGTGGTCAGGGAACATGTACCTAAACACTTGCTTCTTTGCTGAGTATGGAAACACCGGACCTGGGGCTAACGTTAATGCCAGAGTGAAGTGGGGTCGTGGGGTTCTTAATAAGAACGATGCTGCTCAGTACACTGCTGAACACTGGATTCAAGCTAGTACATGGTTGCCAGCTACTAGTATACCCTTTGATCCTGCCTTCACTAGAGGATGA
- the LOC112779699 gene encoding pectinesterase 4-like, with amino-acid sequence MANGKVVVSAVSIILVVGVVIGTVAVVSNNNSSHDQLKSHNKAVEKLCQNADDKKLCYDVIGNVNTTDPKDYVSEVVKRTLDTVIKAFNMTDSLSVEHGESNPGMKMALDDCKDLLQSATHELEASINLITDNNFANVYQSSAELKNWLGAVIAYQQSCMDGFDTDGEKKVKTELQSDSLDSVGQLTALALDVVSGLSHFLNGLGLNLNLKPASRKLLEVDHEGFPTWLSAADRKLLQDVNNVRPNVVVAKDGSGQFKTVLEAINSYPKNYTGRYIIYVKAGVYDEYITVDKKCKNLFIYGDGNTKTIITGRKNFHEGTKTMRTSTFSTNADDFIAKSIAFENTAGAEGHQAVALRVQGDRSAFFDCAMRGYQDTLYAHAHRQFYRNCEISGTIDFIFGYGTTLIQNSRIIVRKPMSNQQNIVVADGTDQKNMPTGIVLQNCEIMADAALYPDRLTVRTFLARPWKAFSRAVFIENTIGDLIQPQGYIPWNPPTEANTDNCYFVEYGNSGAGANASARAPFAKGIISKDEASQFLAERWIQASTWVPATGITYDAGFTKA; translated from the exons atggcAAACGGCAAAGTCGTTGTTTCTGCAGTTTCTATCATCCTTGTAGTTGGTGTTGTCATTGGCACCGTTGCAGTTgttagcaacaacaacagcagccaTGACCAATTGAAATCCCACAACAAGGCAGTCGAGAAGTTGTGCCAAAACGCAGATGACAAGAAACTTTGCTATGATGTCATTGGCAACGTCAATACCACTGACCCAAAGGATTACGTCTCAGAAGTGGTGAAGAGAACATTGGATACCGTCATCAAGGCATTCAACATGACCGATAGCCTCTCTGTGGAGCATGGCGAGAGTAATCCTGGCATGAAGATGGCCCTTGATGATTGCAAGGACTTATTGCAATCAGCAACCCACGAACTCGAGGCCTCTATCAACCTTATCACTGACAACAATTTTGCAAATGTTTACCAGAGTTCCGCTGAACTCAAGAATTGGTTGGGTGCCGTTATTGCCTACCAGCAATCCTGCATGGACGGCTTTGACACCGACGGTGAAAAGAAAGTCAAAACCGAGTTGCAATCTGACAGCTTGGATAGCGTTGGCCAGCTCACTGCGCTTGCTCTTGATGTTGTTTCCGGATTGTCCCACTTCCTTAACGGTCTTGGTTTGAACTTGAACCTCAAACCTGCTTCTAGAAAGCTCCTTGAGGTGGATCATGAGGGATTCCCCACTTGGTTATCTGCCGCAGATCGTAAACTCTTGCAAGACGTCAATAATGTCAGACCTAATGTTGTTGTTGCCAAGGATGGTAGTGGCCAATTTAAGACCGTTTTGGAGGCTATTAACTCTTACCCTAAGAACTACACAGGTAGATACATTATCTACGTTAAGGCTGGCGTTTATGACGAATACATTACCGTTGACAAGAAGTGCAAGAACTTGTTTATCTATGGCGATGGAAATACAAAAACCATCATCACTGGTCGCAAGAACTTCCATGAGGGTACTAAGACCATGAGAACATCCACATTCT CCACCAATGCTGATGATTTCATTGCCAAGTCAATTGCATTTGAGAATACCGCTGGAGCTGAAGGTCACCAAGCAGTGGCACTTCGCGTGCAGGGAGATCGCTCAGCCTTCTTTGATTGCGCAATGCGTGGTTACCAAGATACACTTTACGCCCACGCCCATCGTCAGTTCTACCGCAACTGCGAAATCTCTGGTACCATTGACTTCATCTTCGGCTATGGCACCACCTTGATCCAAAACTCTAGGATCATTGTGAGGAAGCCCATGTCAAACCAGCAGAACATCGTGGTCGCAGACGGAACTGACCAGAAGAACATGCCTACTGGTATTGTCCTCCAAAATTGTGAGATCATGGCTGATGCCGCCCTCTACCCAGACAGGTTGACAGTGAGGACATTCTTGGCAAGGCCATGGAAGGCATTCTCAAGGGCAGTGTTCATTGAGAATACCATTGGTGATTTGATCCAGCCACAAGGTTATATCCCATGGAACCCACCAACTGAGGCTAACACTGACAATTGTTACTTTGTTGAGTATGGAAACAGTGGAGCTGGTGCCAATGCCTCAGCCAGGGCCCCATTTGCAAAAGGCATTATTAGTAAGGATGAAGCTTCTCAATTTCTTGCTGAGCGATGGATCCAAGCTAGCACTTGGGTCCCTGCCACTGGCATTACATACGATGCTGGCTTCACCAAGGCTTAA